Part of the Bacillota bacterium genome is shown below.
ACGAAACCGACCAGGGCCAGGTTCAACCGGACGGCCAGGTCGACGGCGAGCGAGGTCGGGGCCGAACGCGAGGCGATGACGGCGAGGCCGGCACGGGCGGCCTTCAGGACGATATCCGAGGAGATACGGCCGGTGACCATCAGGAAGCTCGGGCCATCCCCGGCTTCGGCTAAGGGCTCACGAAGCAGGCTCCCGACCACCTTGTCGACGGCGTTGTGGCGGCCGATGTCGTCCCTGCCCACAAGGGGGGCGCCGGTGGAGGCACAGAGGACGGCTGTGTGCACCCCGCCGGTCTCGCGGAACAGCCCCGACCGAGTCTGCAGGTCGCGGGCCGCCGTCAAGATGGCTTCTTTGGCCAAGCCGCGGCCGTGCCGGCCGCCGTCGCCCGGTTGAGATAAAGGTTTGATCTGGAGGGCATCGAGGGCTTTGTAGAAGTCGCCCCCACCCTGACCGCATCCCGTGGCGACGACTCGCCGCGCGTACAGCCGGTCCGCCAGCGAGATCGGTCGCCGCAGGCTTACCATGGCCGCGCCGGCGGCGGCGGCGATGCCGAGTTCCGCGAGATCGTCCAGGCCGACGATGAGCCCCTCCCCGTGCAGGAACCCGACCACCAAATCCTCGAGGTGCTCAGGAGTGCACAGAAGGGTAGCCAGCTCCGTATCATTCAGGTGAACGGTCAGGGGATACTCCACGGCCACTTGGTCCGGCCGCCGGACCCGCCCGGACCCATCGCAAGCTTCGATCATCAAGGCCTTCGACGCAGGGACTGAAGCCATTGGCCTTCGGTCCTTTCTTTACGGTCTTCAGGGAGCCCTTCGGGAGGATTTTGGTCCGGTGCGTTGGGTCCGGTGGCCCGGCGCCGCGGGTTCGGTGCCTTGGGGCCGCCTCCTCGGGGGCGTGGTCGCTGACTAGTTCGCCGCCCCACGGGCGATTCCCCCGTGAACCTGGCGGACATGACGACCCTAGAGCGATCGAATACCCGATTTGATGAGCAAGCCTGTCACCTTCATCAACTCACCCGAGGTCAGACGAGGGTACGGACCGCTCATCCGGGCCATCCTGGCCCACTTCTGCCTCATCTCAATCCACCCGTTCGCCGGCGGAAACGGTCGCACTTCCCGGGCGGTTGAGGCCCAT
Proteins encoded:
- the fdhD gene encoding formate dehydrogenase accessory sulfurtransferase FdhD, which produces MIEACDGSGRVRRPDQVAVEYPLTVHLNDTELATLLCTPEHLEDLVVGFLHGEGLIVGLDDLAELGIAAAAGAAMVSLRRPISLADRLYARRVVATGCGQGGGDFYKALDALQIKPLSQPGDGGRHGRGLAKEAILTAARDLQTRSGLFRETGGVHTAVLCASTGAPLVGRDDIGRHNAVDKVVGSLLREPLAEAGDGPSFLMVTGRISSDIVLKAARAGLAVIASRSAPTSLAVDLAVRLNLALVGFVRGRRMNIYTSVERIG